The Kordia sp. SMS9 genome window below encodes:
- a CDS encoding hybrid sensor histidine kinase/response regulator: MKKKVALLFSLLFYSFLCLNNLFATINERSLYELHEKALHDVSGIPNDSLSQRENMISDFLKREHLNSENDSTGINFKELEILFLMHQYDEKKQYDSVYYFYNKIKQESGNMKILGEAELYLFEKMMFEKKYLESIRCLYNALDYFKKNSIVDKEIKVYLKLAALYKKIKSKDLSKEMDSILMNHYLHKPISILHKNQIHINHASYIASLGKNREAIRLLKSLNVNDFSDQPYVLKYYYDELNKRYTKLKLLDSAKVYLDKMYAIPNLFSPADEVMKNIYYAGQFSIEGNPIIALKYIDSAKRSTAFKYVEQFDLIKFYKVEYKANEALGNYRKAFQSLNNYHSVRNDLKNFSLNLNASILNFKLNHDKKIKDLEAKSEINALIMDEKKKFYIFSTFLVSASVLILIFLIILHTRKKKRLKLQYENDKMKEIAEIKNNFIENLSHEIRTPITITTGYLQMITNNAMDYSRIVKYADLTVRNNKQIIEMLNNFLTLLKLDKNPSESKKTVVEMGSFLKESVEAFQGVAEIKGVYVYYKSNIKTNQKIEFQYEDLRKIINNIVSNAVKYTSPKYGIYVHTYIDTNGLNIIIKDEGIGIDKKEQKLIFDRFYQTKNNLTNGGFGIGLSLVHELITKLNGTIQLDSKKNVGSVFTIQLPLTIENPLLYIDENVEVFQSISKPELPTIDTSNSLPKILIVDDNIEMIGYLKDLLEPSLECTFAFDGAQALVFAKKKQYDIILSDLRMPLMDGSELKTSLNKIKGYETTPFIIITASAEDYLAHHKEEYGIHDYLIKPFEGTELLTRIHYHLEQNIYKEQLQNAEVEKIEYKGAYAEFMNKINNIIQENLNNNNFSISDLAEQCGYSHKQFTQIVQEKTGLTPVKMILEIRLRKAYDLIVKDNYDNISEVLYAVGLNSRSYFNKVFVKRFGLKPGDLIKKRKIQKKAS; this comes from the coding sequence ATGAAAAAGAAAGTAGCTTTACTATTTAGTTTATTGTTTTATAGCTTTTTATGTTTAAATAACTTATTTGCTACTATCAACGAGAGGTCATTATATGAACTTCACGAAAAAGCATTGCATGACGTTTCTGGAATACCAAATGACTCTTTATCTCAAAGAGAAAATATGATTTCAGACTTCTTGAAAAGGGAACATCTAAACTCAGAAAATGATTCTACAGGAATCAATTTCAAAGAGCTGGAAATCTTGTTCTTAATGCATCAGTATGATGAAAAGAAGCAATATGATTCTGTTTATTATTTTTACAACAAAATAAAACAAGAGTCTGGAAATATGAAGATTCTTGGTGAAGCAGAATTGTATTTGTTTGAAAAAATGATGTTTGAAAAAAAGTATCTTGAATCAATTCGTTGTTTGTACAATGCATTGGACTATTTCAAAAAAAACAGTATCGTAGATAAAGAAATTAAAGTCTACTTAAAATTAGCAGCACTCTACAAAAAAATAAAAAGCAAAGACTTGTCTAAAGAAATGGATTCTATTTTGATGAATCATTACTTACATAAACCGATTTCAATACTTCATAAAAATCAAATACATATAAATCATGCATCTTACATTGCTTCTTTAGGTAAAAATAGAGAAGCTATCCGTTTATTAAAAAGTTTGAATGTAAATGATTTTTCAGACCAACCTTATGTTTTGAAATATTACTATGACGAATTGAATAAACGATATACAAAATTAAAATTACTTGATTCTGCAAAAGTATATCTTGACAAAATGTATGCGATACCTAATCTTTTCTCTCCAGCGGATGAAGTCATGAAAAATATTTATTATGCAGGACAATTCAGTATTGAAGGAAATCCTATTATAGCTTTAAAATATATTGATAGTGCTAAAAGGAGCACAGCTTTTAAGTATGTAGAACAATTTGATTTAATAAAATTTTATAAAGTTGAATATAAGGCAAATGAAGCGCTTGGGAATTATCGAAAAGCATTCCAATCGTTAAATAATTATCATTCAGTTAGAAATGATCTCAAAAACTTTAGCCTAAATCTAAACGCTTCCATTTTAAACTTTAAGTTAAATCACGATAAAAAAATTAAAGATTTAGAAGCAAAAAGTGAAATAAATGCTTTGATTATGGACGAAAAAAAGAAATTCTATATTTTTTCAACCTTTTTAGTTTCTGCATCGGTACTGATTCTAATTTTCTTAATCATATTGCATACGCGTAAAAAGAAACGGCTCAAATTGCAATATGAAAATGATAAAATGAAGGAAATTGCAGAAATCAAAAACAATTTTATTGAAAATTTATCGCACGAAATCCGAACACCAATTACTATTACGACGGGCTATTTACAAATGATTACCAACAATGCAATGGATTATTCAAGAATTGTAAAATATGCAGACTTAACAGTACGTAACAACAAGCAGATTATAGAAATGTTAAATAATTTTTTAACACTTTTAAAACTAGATAAAAATCCATCGGAAAGTAAAAAAACAGTTGTTGAAATGGGTAGCTTTCTGAAGGAAAGTGTCGAAGCATTTCAAGGAGTAGCTGAAATTAAAGGTGTCTATGTCTATTATAAATCGAATATAAAAACAAATCAAAAAATTGAGTTTCAATACGAAGACTTGCGAAAAATCATTAACAATATTGTGTCTAACGCCGTAAAATACACAAGTCCTAAATATGGAATTTATGTCCATACATATATAGATACAAATGGTTTAAATATTATCATTAAAGATGAAGGCATCGGAATTGATAAAAAAGAACAAAAGCTGATTTTCGATCGTTTTTACCAAACCAAAAACAATCTTACGAATGGAGGTTTTGGAATTGGTTTATCGCTAGTACATGAATTAATAACGAAACTTAATGGAACTATTCAACTAGACAGTAAAAAAAATGTAGGAAGTGTGTTCACGATTCAATTACCGCTAACCATCGAAAATCCGCTTTTATATATTGATGAAAATGTAGAAGTATTCCAAAGTATATCCAAGCCTGAACTTCCAACGATTGACACCTCAAATAGCTTACCTAAAATCTTAATTGTAGATGATAATATTGAAATGATTGGCTATCTAAAAGACCTATTAGAACCATCATTAGAATGTACATTTGCGTTTGATGGCGCACAAGCATTAGTATTTGCTAAAAAGAAACAATACGATATTATACTATCAGACTTACGCATGCCCTTGATGGATGGATCTGAGCTAAAAACTTCATTAAATAAAATCAAAGGTTACGAAACCACACCATTTATCATCATAACAGCTTCCGCAGAAGATTATCTTGCACATCATAAGGAAGAATATGGTATTCATGATTACCTCATAAAACCTTTTGAAGGAACGGAATTATTGACACGAATACACTATCATCTTGAACAAAATATATACAAAGAACAGTTGCAAAATGCAGAAGTAGAAAAAATTGAATACAAAGGTGCGTACGCCGAATTCATGAATAAAATAAATAATATCATACAAGAAAACCTTAACAACAATAATTTCAGTATTAGTGATTTGGCAGAACAATGCGGATATTCACACAAACAGTTTACACAAATTGTTCAAGAAAAAACGGGTTTAACACCTGTAAAAATGATCTTAGAAATTCGTCTTCGAAAGGCGTATGATTTAATAGTGAAAGATAATTATGACAACATTAGCGAAGTATTATACGCTGTCGGATTAAACAGTCGTTCATACTTCAATAAAGTATTTGTCAAGCGCTTTGGACTCAAACCAGGAGATTTAATTAAAAAGCGAAAAATTCAAAAAAAAGCCTCTTAA
- a CDS encoding ATP-binding protein — protein MYTKNKFTPNSEFANDVTTKTDSLDYYYLKVKELSTKTVIPLDARYHLRNEKTFEKEYFESIRLLYDALAYFEKVNATDQKVVTYLKLAEIYKKIRNFNLSKETDAILMNQYLEQPISKSLKAQILINNAQYNGFTGKTKEAIQRLGSLNIQDFAADKMVLRKYYKVLMRRYLNMNNYDAVRTSLEKLHNIKAAAQPEDEAIKYLYLAMIACQEDDYKEALKLINKAKASTALQYVEQFEMIKFHKMEHLVNEALGNYKEALSGFKKYNDVRNSVKSFNLNVSATILNFKLKRDKKIKALEEESRMNALMADQKKKFYILSTLFVSVAVSLLIFLIILYKRKKNRLKLQYENEKMKEIAAIKNNFIENLSHEIRTPITITTGYLSMITNTMDYGKIKKYADLTIRNNGQVIQMLNNFLTLLKLDKKPTESKQTVEKMEAFLREQVHAFQGVAEIKGVHIYYKSNIKSNQNITFPYDDLRKIINNIMSNALKYTSPTYGIYVHTFIDKSGLNIIIKDEGIGIDKEEQQLIFDRFYQTKNNLTNGGFGIGLSLVYELIKKLKGTITLDSEKNVGSVFTIQLPLAMENPLLYIDEKTQDFQNISQLEIVTTDNETNLPEILIVDDNIEMIGYLKDLLEPFLSCTVAFDGAQALAFAKKKQYDLILSDLRMPLMDGHKLKLELDKLGNYEATPFIIITASPEDYLEHQKEKYGVYDYLIKPFDSAELITRINFHLEKDIYKRQLQSIENESITFNGAYAEFMEKINTIILENLTNKEFTIHQLAQECGYSHKQFAQIVQQKSGMTPVKVILEIRLQKAYELIVKNNYNSINEILYAVGLNSRSYFNKVFVKRFGLNPGELIRKYQAQDKFS, from the coding sequence TTGTACACAAAAAATAAATTTACACCTAACTCCGAATTTGCAAACGATGTTACTACGAAAACGGATTCTTTAGATTATTACTACTTAAAAGTCAAAGAACTATCTACAAAAACTGTAATTCCACTAGATGCAAGGTATCATCTTAGGAATGAAAAAACATTTGAAAAAGAGTACTTTGAATCTATTCGATTATTATATGATGCGTTGGCATATTTTGAAAAAGTAAATGCCACTGATCAAAAAGTGGTTACCTATTTAAAACTTGCAGAAATCTATAAGAAAATCAGAAATTTTAATTTGTCAAAGGAAACCGATGCCATACTGATGAACCAGTATTTAGAGCAACCGATCTCCAAATCCTTAAAAGCACAAATCCTTATTAATAACGCACAATACAATGGATTTACAGGAAAGACTAAAGAAGCAATTCAACGTTTAGGATCATTAAACATACAGGACTTTGCAGCAGATAAAATGGTATTGAGAAAGTACTACAAAGTACTCATGAGACGCTACTTAAATATGAACAACTATGATGCTGTGCGTACTTCTCTGGAAAAGCTACACAATATTAAAGCTGCTGCACAACCAGAAGATGAAGCCATCAAATATCTTTATTTAGCGATGATAGCTTGTCAGGAGGATGACTATAAAGAGGCATTGAAATTAATAAATAAGGCAAAAGCAAGCACAGCTTTACAGTATGTTGAACAATTTGAGATGATAAAGTTTCACAAAATGGAGCATTTAGTCAATGAAGCTTTAGGAAATTACAAAGAAGCTTTGAGTGGCTTTAAAAAATATAATGATGTTAGAAATTCCGTAAAAAGCTTTAATCTCAATGTAAGTGCTACGATTCTTAATTTTAAATTGAAGCGTGACAAAAAAATCAAAGCATTAGAGGAAGAAAGCAGAATGAATGCACTAATGGCAGACCAAAAAAAGAAATTTTATATCCTCTCAACACTTTTCGTCTCTGTAGCGGTATCGCTTCTTATTTTTCTTATCATCCTCTACAAGCGTAAAAAGAATCGATTGAAGCTGCAATATGAAAACGAAAAAATGAAAGAGATTGCAGCAATTAAAAATAATTTTATAGAGAATCTATCACACGAAATCCGAACGCCCATCACGATCACTACAGGATATTTAAGCATGATTACCAATACCATGGATTATGGGAAAATAAAAAAATATGCCGATTTAACAATCCGAAATAATGGACAAGTCATTCAAATGCTTAATAACTTTTTAACGCTTCTAAAACTGGATAAAAAACCAACGGAAAGCAAACAAACGGTTGAAAAAATGGAAGCTTTTCTTCGTGAACAGGTACATGCGTTTCAAGGAGTCGCGGAGATCAAAGGCGTACATATCTATTACAAATCGAATATAAAATCCAATCAGAATATTACATTTCCGTATGATGATTTGCGCAAAATCATCAATAACATCATGTCCAATGCGCTCAAATATACAAGTCCAACGTATGGAATTTATGTGCATACATTTATTGATAAAAGCGGCTTGAATATTATTATTAAAGATGAAGGCATCGGAATTGACAAAGAGGAGCAACAACTGATATTCGATCGTTTTTATCAAACAAAAAACAATCTTACCAATGGAGGTTTTGGCATCGGTTTGTCACTCGTGTATGAACTCATAAAGAAATTAAAAGGAACCATTACGCTGGATAGTGAAAAGAATGTCGGAAGTGTATTTACCATTCAATTGCCATTGGCAATGGAAAATCCACTTTTATATATTGATGAAAAAACACAGGATTTTCAAAATATATCTCAATTAGAAATAGTTACGACTGATAACGAAACCAACTTGCCTGAAATCTTGATTGTAGATGACAATATTGAAATGATTGGCTACTTAAAAGACTTATTAGAACCATTTTTATCATGTACAGTAGCTTTTGATGGCGCACAAGCACTTGCCTTTGCCAAAAAGAAACAATACGACTTAATTCTATCAGACTTGCGAATGCCGTTAATGGACGGACACAAACTGAAATTGGAATTAGACAAACTTGGAAATTATGAAGCTACGCCATTCATTATCATCACTGCTTCTCCAGAAGACTATTTGGAGCATCAAAAAGAAAAATACGGCGTGTACGACTATCTCATCAAACCTTTTGATAGTGCGGAACTGATCACGCGAATCAATTTTCATTTAGAAAAAGATATCTACAAAAGACAATTACAAAGCATAGAAAATGAGTCCATTACGTTCAATGGTGCGTATGCGGAGTTTATGGAAAAAATTAATACAATTATCTTAGAGAATCTCACAAATAAAGAATTTACCATTCATCAACTTGCCCAAGAATGTGGTTACAGTCACAAACAGTTTGCACAAATAGTACAGCAAAAATCAGGCATGACACCTGTCAAAGTAATTTTGGAAATTCGATTGCAAAAGGCGTATGAGTTGATTGTTAAAAATAACTACAACAGCATCAATGAAATTTTATATGCAGTAGGATTAAATAGTCGTTCGTACTTCAATAAAGTATTTGTAAAACGCTTTGGACTCAATCCAGGGGAACTCATTAGAAAGTATCAGGCTCAGGATAAGTTTTCGTAA